From Hymenobacter monticola, one genomic window encodes:
- a CDS encoding alpha/beta fold hydrolase — MSYIKVGQDANGEDIKLHYTDQGQGAPVVLIHGWPQSHEAWAYQLGELPKHGIRAIAYTRRGFGNSSQPFEGYDYDTFADDLKAVLDTLNLQNVTLVGFSMGGGEVARYMSRHGGARVAKVVFVSSVTPYLLKTEDNPDGVDKSTFDDIQQNLAKDRFDFLQTFGKQFYGEGALSKPVSQAVLDWSFNMASLGSHQATVACAHAFAETDFRQDLAGIRVPALVIHGEDDKTVPIKNSGDRMKDHLSHATYIAYSDAPHGLFITEKDKLNRDLIDFVTSTQVRGGQVS; from the coding sequence ATGAGCTACATCAAAGTCGGCCAGGACGCCAACGGCGAAGACATCAAGCTGCACTACACCGACCAGGGCCAGGGCGCCCCGGTGGTACTTATCCACGGCTGGCCCCAGAGCCACGAGGCCTGGGCTTACCAACTGGGCGAGCTGCCCAAGCACGGCATTCGCGCCATTGCCTACACCCGCCGCGGCTTCGGCAACTCCTCCCAGCCCTTCGAGGGCTACGACTACGACACGTTCGCCGATGACCTCAAGGCCGTGCTCGACACGCTGAACCTGCAGAACGTGACGCTGGTGGGCTTTTCCATGGGCGGCGGCGAGGTGGCCCGCTACATGAGCCGCCACGGCGGAGCCCGCGTGGCCAAGGTCGTGTTCGTTTCCTCGGTGACGCCCTACCTGCTTAAAACCGAAGACAACCCCGACGGCGTGGACAAGTCCACCTTCGACGACATCCAGCAGAACCTGGCCAAGGACCGGTTCGACTTCCTACAGACCTTCGGCAAGCAGTTCTACGGCGAAGGGGCGCTGAGCAAGCCCGTCAGCCAGGCTGTGCTGGACTGGTCGTTCAACATGGCCTCGCTCGGCTCGCACCAGGCCACGGTGGCCTGCGCCCACGCCTTTGCCGAAACGGACTTCCGCCAGGACTTGGCCGGCATCCGGGTGCCCGCGCTGGTGATTCATGGCGAAGACGACAAGACGGTGCCCATCAAAAACAGCGGCGACCGGATGAAGGACCACCTGTCCCACGCCACCTACATCGCCTACAGCGACGCCCCGCACGGCCTGTTCATCACCGAGAAGGACAAGCTCAACCGCGACCTGATTGACTTTGTCACCAGCACGCAGGTGCGCGGCGGCCAAGTCAGCTAA
- a CDS encoding zinc-dependent alcohol dehydrogenase yields the protein MKALRIHGMRDVRVDTVDDPTIQDDRDAIIRVTSTAICGSDLHIYNGSIPQPRPMTLGHEFMGIVEEVGKGVTNLKRGDRVVVPFPIACGHCLFCNHDLPGHCENSNPEHYGPEGGLLTEKGGALFGYTDLYGGYDGGQAEYARVPYADFGPRKVPDNLTDEQVLFLTDIFPTGYSGIDWANVKGGEIVAIFGSGPVGIMAAKSAWLRGASRVIIVDTQQYRLDLAKKAANAEGILWEDHQQVVDAIRSMSGGYGAHVCVEAVGFEPDRSLLDRAKAVVNLEKGSDKVLLACMSAVRRGGFVSVLGVYSSPFDNFPIHQFFDKGIIMQGGQAPAHKHIDKLLQHVANGDVRLDDIISHRLPLSQAPHGYDIFRHKKDNCTKVVLTPGA from the coding sequence ATGAAAGCCCTCCGAATTCACGGCATGCGCGACGTGCGCGTTGACACGGTCGATGACCCCACTATCCAGGACGACCGCGACGCCATCATCCGCGTCACGAGCACGGCCATCTGCGGCTCTGATTTGCACATCTACAACGGCAGCATCCCCCAGCCCCGCCCCATGACCCTGGGCCACGAGTTCATGGGCATCGTGGAGGAAGTGGGCAAGGGCGTGACCAACCTCAAGCGCGGTGACCGGGTAGTGGTACCCTTCCCCATTGCCTGCGGGCACTGCCTGTTCTGTAACCACGACCTGCCCGGCCACTGCGAAAACTCCAACCCCGAGCACTACGGCCCCGAAGGCGGCCTGCTCACGGAGAAGGGCGGTGCCCTGTTCGGCTATACCGACTTGTACGGCGGCTACGACGGTGGCCAGGCCGAGTACGCCCGTGTGCCCTACGCCGATTTCGGGCCCCGCAAAGTGCCCGACAACCTCACCGACGAGCAGGTGCTGTTTCTGACCGACATTTTCCCCACCGGCTACTCCGGCATTGACTGGGCTAATGTGAAAGGCGGCGAAATCGTGGCCATCTTCGGCTCCGGTCCGGTGGGCATCATGGCCGCCAAGTCGGCCTGGCTGCGCGGGGCCAGCCGCGTTATTATAGTCGACACCCAGCAGTACCGGCTGGATTTGGCCAAGAAAGCCGCTAACGCCGAGGGCATTTTGTGGGAAGACCACCAGCAGGTGGTCGACGCTATTCGCAGCATGTCGGGCGGCTACGGGGCGCACGTATGCGTGGAAGCCGTGGGCTTCGAGCCCGACCGCAGCCTGCTCGACCGGGCCAAGGCCGTTGTGAACCTGGAGAAAGGCTCCGACAAGGTCTTGCTGGCCTGCATGAGCGCCGTGCGCCGTGGCGGCTTCGTGTCGGTGCTGGGCGTATACTCCTCGCCCTTCGACAACTTTCCCATCCACCAGTTCTTCGACAAGGGCATCATCATGCAGGGCGGGCAGGCCCCCGCGCACAAGCACATCGACAAGCTGTTGCAACACGTGGCCAACGGTGACGTGCGCCTCGACGACATCATCTCCCACCGCCTGCCCCTCTCGCAGGCCCCCCACGGCTACGACATTTTCCGCCACAAAAAGGATAACTGCACCAAGGTGGTGCTCACGCCCGGCGCGTAG